The genomic window GACGATGCCGTCGAGCGTGTGGACGGGTACGCGCAGGCGGGTCTCCTTTTCGACGTTGACGACGACAGACTGCCCTTCTTTGTGAAGGTAGGCGTTCTGGGTGGTGACATAGAGGGTGTTAAGGTGTTTCTTCATAGCTCGCTCCGCTCGATTTCAAATTTGAGATCTGAAATTTCAGATAGCGCATCGGCCATGTAGCTAGCTACCGGCCGGTGCTTTTGGGGCATGCAGGTTTCGAGCAACGAGCAGGCGGCGCATTTCTTTTGGTCGAACTCGGCGGGCGGGGTTTTTCCGGATGCCATCAGCGCGTGCAGTGCGTTGGCTGTCGCCACGGTTTCAGCGCGGAGCTCCGGCGAGAATTCCACCGGTTGCCGGCGGCGCGGCTGGCCATAGAAGATGGCCCCCTCTTCAATTTCAATCCCGAGCATCTCCTCCAGACAAAGCGCCTGGGCGCAGAGCTGCACCCAGTCGCAGTGCGTCGGCTTGGGCCGGCCGCGCTTGTGCTCCACGGGAAAAACGCGGAACGTATTTCCCGTGGATTTCAAATCTGAAATTCGAGATCTGAAATGTTGCGGAATTCCATCCCCATGGAATTCCACCACGTCGGCCTTGCCGATCAGGCCGAGTTTCAGCGACCGAAGCAACACGGCATATTCATAGCGAATGCCGTCGCGCGTTTCGTGCTCCGGCCGGTCGACGCGGTCGTGCTGCGCCCGGCCCTCGGCGGTGAAGCGGTTTTCCGTCCATTGCTGTTCCAGATGGATCAGCGCGCACTGGCGCGGGCAGTAGATAAAATGCTGCAACGCCGAGAGCGGCAGCAGGTCGGAGTCGGGAAACATCACTGCTGTCCCCGTTCCCGCTTCATCTGCTTCAATCGTTCTTCGTGCTGCTTCTTCAGCTCTTCCATAAACGCCTCGGCTTTCCCCTTTTGCTGATAGGATGCCTTCGACGTTGAAGTCAGGTGCCGTGTTCCCTTGATGTCCGATTCCTGCAACGAAAACGCCCAGCCTCCGAGCTGGCGCGAAATGCTGCGCGCCAGCGATCTGAGATTTGAAATTTGAGATTTGAGATGGCCAAAGGCCTTAATCCGTTCAATCACATGACAAATGGATCGCACCTCCCCGGCAGAGCCTTTCGCATAATACAGGAATTGAAGCAGCTCCGGCGTGGTTCCCCGCTCGAAGCCCTCCGCAATATTGTTCGGCACCGACAACGCCGCGCGTTGAATCTGGTTTGCGATATCCCCCCGCCCCCGGAACGCCGGATCCTCCGTCGCCTCGAAAACCGCAACCGTCAAATCGACGCCATCGTTCCAAACCGGAACATCCTCGAAGTTCTCGTATTTCATGGTTCGCTCCTTCCGCTTTGCGGGATTTCAAATCTCAGATCTCAAATTTCAACTCACATTGCTGGAGCAGAGGATTCCGCTCCATCAACGTGCCTACAGCATCTCAATCAGCTCCACCCCGTCCGGCGCTGTGCCTAGAATCCATCGATTGGTTCAGGAGTCAAGCCATCGAGTTCATCGAAGTCAAAAGAACCATCAGGCTCAACCTTCAAGCTACCATGAACCTTTGCCGACGA from Pontiella desulfatans includes these protein-coding regions:
- the cas4 gene encoding CRISPR-associated protein Cas4, translating into MFPDSDLLPLSALQHFIYCPRQCALIHLEQQWTENRFTAEGRAQHDRVDRPEHETRDGIRYEYAVLLRSLKLGLIGKADVVEFHGDGIPQHFRSRISDLKSTGNTFRVFPVEHKRGRPKPTHCDWVQLCAQALCLEEMLGIEIEEGAIFYGQPRRRQPVEFSPELRAETVATANALHALMASGKTPPAEFDQKKCAACSLLETCMPQKHRPVASYMADALSEISDLKFEIERSEL
- a CDS encoding four helix bundle protein, with the protein product MKYENFEDVPVWNDGVDLTVAVFEATEDPAFRGRGDIANQIQRAALSVPNNIAEGFERGTTPELLQFLYYAKGSAGEVRSICHVIERIKAFGHLKSQISNLRSLARSISRQLGGWAFSLQESDIKGTRHLTSTSKASYQQKGKAEAFMEELKKQHEERLKQMKRERGQQ